The Vicinamibacteria bacterium genomic sequence CCAAGAAGTAAGAGGAGGACACGATGGGACTCGCATCGAGACTGACCACACTACTCAAAGCCGATGCCCACGGCGTCGTCGACGCCGTCGAGGATCGCTCGTTGCTCCTGAAGCAGTACGTTCGCGAGGCGGAGGCCGAGCTCGTTCGCAAGCGCGCCCGTCTGGAAGCGCTCGAGGTGGAGGCGAAATCGCTGGAGGAAGCGAAAAAGCGTCTCGCCGTCGAGTCGAAGCGCTGGGACGAAGACGCGACGCTCGCGCTTCGCGGGGAGAAGGAGGAGCTCGCGCGATTCGCGGTCAAGAAGCTTCTCGTCTCGAAACGAAGAAGCGAGCAAGCCGAACGGCGCATCGAACAGGTAAGGGAGGAGCGCGAAGGCCTCCTTGAGACCATTGCGCGTCAAGAGCTCGAGCTCGATGACCTCCAGGCGAAGGTCAAAGCGTTTCTCGCTCGGGTGAACGCCGGGGACGGCGAAATCGTGCTCGATGCCCCGGTGGCGGACGAGGAAGTCGAGATCGAGCTCTTGCGGCGAAAGGCGGGTGCGTGATGCCCACGAAATGTTTCGCGCGGAGCCTCGGTTACGGCGTGGTCGCGGCTCTCGCCCTGACACCCTTCCTGTTACTGATCGGTCCGATCCTCGGAAGGGGAAGCGCGATCGCTCTCGCAAGCGTTCTCGCGGTCTCGGGCTACCTCACCGTGGTGGCCCCGAGCCGGATCCAGGGTCTTCGCGTCGGGCTCCTGGCTCTCGCGGCCGGCCTGTTGCTCTTGGGCCTCGCGGAACCTCCGTCGGTCCTGCTCGGGGCCGGCGTCCTTCTATCGGTCTTCCGGAGCGGGTTCCTGTTCCGGTCGAGGCCGGCGCGCGCTCTTCTGGTCGAGGGGAGTCTTCTCGGGGCGGGGCTCGTGCTCGCGCGCCTTCTCGCGAGCGGCGGGGACGCCCTGAGCCTCTCGTTCGCCCTCTGGGGATTCTTTCTCGTACAGAGTCTCTTCTATCTCGTCGGCGGCGTCTCGGCCGCAGGCTCGACCCAGACCGCGGAGGATCCGTTCACGCGGGCGTGCCGAGAGGCCGCGAGACTGATGGAGGACGAGGGGAGCGCGCACGCCGCCGGAGGCAGCTAGCAGGCGTTTGCGATATTCTGATCGCCATGAAAAAAGGAATTCTCGAACGCATCGCCGAGGGACCCGTGCTCGGGGACGGAGGTTATCTGCTCGAGCTGGAAAAGAGAGGTTGGGTTCGGGCGGGGCCGTTCACCCCTGAGGTCGTCCTCGAGCATCCCGAGGCGCTTCTCGAGCTGCACCGGGAATTTCGGCAGGCCGGATCGGACGTGCTCCAGGCGCTCACGTTCTACGCGAGCCGCGACAAGCTCGCGACCGTGGGTCTCGAAGACAAGGTCGAGGAGCTGAACCGAACCGCGGTGCATATCGCCCGCGAGGCCGCAGGCGAGCACTGCCTCGTCGCCGGGAACTTGAGCCTCACCTGGATGTACGAGCCGAAAAGCGATAAGGCGAAAACGGTGGTGGCGGCAACCTTCGACGAGCAGCTCTCGCAGCA encodes the following:
- a CDS encoding PspA/IM30 family protein, which encodes MGLASRLTTLLKADAHGVVDAVEDRSLLLKQYVREAEAELVRKRARLEALEVEAKSLEEAKKRLAVESKRWDEDATLALRGEKEELARFAVKKLLVSKRRSEQAERRIEQVREEREGLLETIARQELELDDLQAKVKAFLARVNAGDGEIVLDAPVADEEVEIELLRRKAGA
- a CDS encoding homocysteine S-methyltransferase family protein, whose amino-acid sequence is MKKGILERIAEGPVLGDGGYLLELEKRGWVRAGPFTPEVVLEHPEALLELHREFRQAGSDVLQALTFYASRDKLATVGLEDKVEELNRTAVHIAREAAGEHCLVAGNLSLTWMYEPKSDKAKTVVAATFDEQLSQQVDSGVDFIIGETFSWLGEALIAAEQGKKTGLPVMITMSFENSDLTPDGKT